The following proteins are co-located in the Sporolactobacillus pectinivorans genome:
- the cydD gene encoding thiol reductant ABC exporter subunit CydD — MDREILSYRGAKFLFAFISCLTFIEGLCIISQSVFLAGLVSGLFSGRSFFSMGNQSVLFFIALAVRYFCILLIKTVTYKFADRTSSDLRKVFLNRLFAAGSKSVKKEGTGTLVSLSLEGVAQARQYLELFIPKMVANGILPVMILIFVFLKDPLSGVILLVTMPVLIVFMILLGLAAQKKMDDRWVSYRILSNHFLDSLRGLPTLRYLGLSKIHAKSIERVSDKYRQMTMGTLRLAFLSSFALDFFTMLSIAFVAVSLGLRLVDGHTLLEPALAVLILAPEYFLPVRELGQDYHATLDGKEAAHKLSSYGKSSESESADRESDHFFEKWNTQSELTFENISAVYSDGHGKKALDSISLHISGFEKIGIIGESGAGKSTLIDLIGGFIQPNSGLVKIDGRPVSTGDSDWQKQITYIPQHPYLFSGSLKENIAFYAPDATDRKIESAVQAAGLESLVGRLPHGLEEKIGSGGRALSGGQEQRVALARAFLCNRPILLLDEPTAHLDIETEYDLKETMIRLFEGKLVFMATHRLHWMEQMDRLIVISGGRIEESGTQEELLHENGAYTALVRSQLEGIQ; from the coding sequence ATGGATCGCGAAATTTTATCTTATAGAGGCGCCAAGTTTCTGTTTGCTTTCATTTCTTGTCTGACTTTTATTGAAGGGCTGTGCATTATCAGCCAGTCGGTGTTTCTTGCCGGACTTGTTTCCGGCCTTTTTTCAGGACGGTCTTTTTTCTCAATGGGAAATCAGAGCGTTCTGTTTTTTATTGCTCTTGCTGTCAGATATTTTTGCATCCTTCTGATTAAAACAGTAACGTACAAATTTGCCGACCGCACCAGTTCTGATCTGAGAAAGGTGTTTTTGAACAGACTGTTTGCAGCCGGTTCAAAATCTGTAAAAAAAGAAGGCACGGGAACACTGGTTTCGCTCTCACTTGAGGGTGTTGCGCAAGCCCGCCAATATCTCGAACTGTTTATCCCAAAGATGGTGGCAAATGGCATATTACCTGTAATGATCCTTATATTTGTTTTCCTGAAAGATCCGCTTTCAGGCGTGATTCTTCTGGTGACAATGCCTGTGCTTATTGTATTCATGATCTTGCTTGGACTGGCGGCTCAGAAAAAAATGGACGACCGCTGGGTCTCTTACCGAATATTATCCAATCATTTTCTCGATTCACTGCGCGGGCTTCCGACGCTGCGCTATCTCGGCCTCAGTAAGATTCATGCGAAGAGCATTGAAAGGGTCAGCGACAAATATCGCCAGATGACTATGGGGACGCTCCGCCTCGCCTTTCTGTCCTCGTTTGCACTGGATTTCTTTACGATGCTCTCCATTGCTTTTGTCGCCGTTTCACTCGGCCTTCGGCTTGTGGACGGCCATACCCTTCTTGAACCGGCACTGGCTGTGCTGATCCTTGCTCCTGAGTATTTTCTTCCTGTCCGTGAACTCGGTCAGGACTATCATGCAACCCTCGACGGGAAAGAAGCGGCCCATAAACTCAGCAGTTATGGCAAATCTTCAGAGTCGGAATCTGCAGATCGTGAGAGCGATCATTTTTTTGAAAAGTGGAATACCCAGTCAGAACTGACATTTGAAAATATATCCGCAGTTTATAGTGATGGCCATGGAAAGAAAGCGCTGGACAGCATTTCACTCCATATTTCAGGCTTTGAAAAAATAGGTATTATCGGGGAGAGCGGTGCCGGAAAATCAACCCTGATCGACCTGATCGGCGGTTTTATCCAACCGAATTCCGGTTTAGTCAAAATTGATGGGAGGCCGGTTTCAACAGGGGATAGTGATTGGCAAAAACAAATCACGTACATCCCGCAGCATCCTTATCTTTTCAGCGGTTCGCTGAAAGAAAATATTGCTTTCTATGCACCCGACGCAACTGATCGTAAGATAGAATCAGCGGTTCAGGCTGCAGGGCTTGAATCACTTGTCGGCCGGCTTCCACATGGATTGGAAGAAAAAATCGGTTCCGGTGGCCGGGCGCTGAGTGGCGGGCAGGAGCAGCGCGTTGCTTTAGCGCGCGCTTTTCTATGCAATCGGCCAATCCTGCTGCTTGATGAGCCTACGGCGCACCTGGATATTGAAACGGAATACGACTTAAAGGAAACAATGATCCGGCTGTTTGAGGGTAAACTTGTTTTCATGGCGACACATCGGCTTCATTGGATGGAGCAAATGGATCGGCTGATTGTTATTAGCGGCGGAAGAATTGAAGAATCCGGCACTCAGGAAGAACTTCTTCATGAAAACGGTGCTTATACGGCTTTAGTTCGTTCACAATTGGAGGGGATACAATGA
- the cydC gene encoding thiol reductant ABC exporter subunit CydC: MNDWFIPYLKKYWRRFCLSAVLGICALLCAAGLLFTSGYLISKAALRPENILMIYVPIVGVRTFGIFRAVFQYAARLMSHDTILRVLSKMRSRLYARLEPAALFIHSKFRTGDILGILSDDIEHLQDVYLRTVIPGVSALVIYGLWIAFLGWMDAFFALLMGLYLSVLLVVFPLLSLIWTEKSREQFSQNRHLLYEKLTDAVLGAGDWMMSGRQASFLKNYEGLEQRTVSIENRLHRIRKWRDFFSQLLIGGSVIGLLYWSGSMTADGHMARTLIAAFVLVVFTISESLIPVSEAVERIPQYREAFARLCQIENEPFAEKHRKIDEKWAGTTEKIDIHAAGLSYRYNKDDDWAVNDISLDIRQGEKIALIGRSGAGKTTLIHLIYGALRPDRGEITLNGTPAYLIGADMPKQISVLNQNPHLFDTSVMNNIALGNEKASKEEIIRAAKLVGLNTLIEGLPEGYHTQMHEAGDIFSGGEQERLALARILLRHAPVVILDEPTVGLDPTTEKDLLKTIFETLEGKTLIWITHHLTGVEKMDQIFFMEDGMIRMHGPHQQLLAENPRYRRLYQLDVPEHLKRTLKGQKK; the protein is encoded by the coding sequence ATGAACGACTGGTTTATTCCCTATCTGAAAAAATATTGGCGCAGGTTCTGTCTGTCCGCTGTATTAGGCATCTGCGCATTGCTTTGCGCTGCCGGGCTGCTTTTCACTTCCGGCTATCTTATTTCAAAGGCCGCGCTCAGGCCGGAGAATATTCTGATGATCTATGTACCGATTGTCGGCGTCAGGACTTTCGGCATTTTCCGTGCCGTTTTTCAGTATGCCGCCCGTCTTATGAGCCACGACACAATCCTTCGCGTTCTTTCCAAGATGCGTTCGCGTCTGTATGCCAGGCTTGAACCGGCTGCTCTTTTTATTCATTCCAAGTTCAGAACGGGCGATATCTTGGGCATACTTTCCGATGACATTGAGCATTTGCAGGATGTATACCTGAGGACGGTCATTCCCGGGGTTTCCGCTTTGGTCATCTATGGTTTGTGGATTGCTTTTCTTGGATGGATGGATGCTTTTTTTGCCCTTTTGATGGGCTTGTACCTTTCAGTCCTGCTTGTTGTTTTTCCTTTGCTCTCTTTGATATGGACCGAAAAAAGCCGTGAACAATTTTCTCAGAACAGGCATCTTCTTTATGAAAAACTGACCGATGCCGTGCTGGGTGCGGGAGATTGGATGATGTCGGGGAGACAGGCCTCTTTTCTCAAAAATTATGAGGGTTTGGAGCAGCGGACTGTCTCAATCGAAAATCGTTTGCACAGGATTAGAAAATGGCGGGATTTTTTCAGCCAGCTCCTGATTGGAGGCAGTGTCATCGGCCTTCTTTACTGGTCGGGAAGTATGACTGCGGATGGACACATGGCCCGGACGCTGATTGCTGCTTTTGTTCTGGTTGTATTTACAATTTCAGAATCACTGATCCCTGTTTCTGAGGCGGTTGAACGCATCCCGCAATACAGGGAAGCCTTCGCTAGACTGTGCCAGATTGAAAATGAGCCGTTCGCGGAAAAGCATCGGAAAATTGATGAGAAATGGGCAGGCACGACAGAAAAAATAGATATTCATGCTGCGGGTCTGTCGTACAGATACAACAAAGATGACGACTGGGCAGTAAACGATATTTCACTGGATATCAGACAAGGGGAAAAGATTGCACTAATCGGCAGAAGCGGTGCCGGTAAAACCACGCTGATTCATTTAATCTATGGGGCACTCAGACCTGACCGGGGCGAAATCACGCTCAATGGAACTCCGGCGTATCTGATTGGGGCAGATATGCCGAAACAGATTTCAGTGCTGAATCAGAATCCCCACCTTTTTGACACCTCAGTCATGAATAACATAGCACTTGGAAATGAAAAGGCCTCGAAAGAAGAGATCATCCGTGCTGCGAAGCTGGTCGGTCTGAACACCCTGATTGAAGGACTGCCTGAAGGTTACCATACACAAATGCATGAAGCGGGCGATATTTTTTCAGGCGGCGAGCAAGAGCGGTTGGCACTTGCCAGGATTCTGCTTCGTCATGCGCCGGTCGTCATTCTTGATGAGCCTACGGTAGGGCTTGATCCGACCACCGAAAAGGATCTGTTGAAGACGATTTTTGAGACACTTGAAGGGAAAACTTTGATATGGATCACACACCATTTGACCGGTGTTGAAAAAATGGATCAAATCTTTTTTATGGAAGACGGTATGATTCGCATGCACGGGCCCCATCAGCAGCTGCTGGCGGAGAATCCGAGGTACCGCCGCCTGTATCAGCTTGACGTCCCGGAGCATCTGAAACGGACGCTGAAAGGTCAAAAAAAGTAA
- a CDS encoding hemolysin family protein, translating into MDHTLGLLTVILLIFVTAFFVAAEFAIVKIRSTRLDELIKQGNKRAKASKKIVDDLNSYLSTTQLGISVTALLLGWIGEPAVAHLFRPAFNWAGFNDTMTVTLSTVIGFFVVTMLSVVLGELAPKGVAIQKTEAITLAVAYPLIWTHRLLFPFVWMLNSLSNGVMRLFGIRPDATHDSALTESELRLTLSDSFKSGEISRGELRYMNRIFDFDERTAREIMVPRTEIVCIYKEDPFEESLQMLHHEKFTRFPVVEEDKDHVIGMINIKDIFTDILTREIHSLDDYIRPVLSVIETTPIRTLLERMQKESMHMAVLTDEYGGTSGLVTAEDILEEIVGEIRDEFDEGEEPLIKRIDADHAIVDGKLLISHVNRQFQINIEEEGLDTIGGWMLAEEPDIKIGSTLTFENVSFEVVEMDTHKIKKIKISKQKQTHEQNQL; encoded by the coding sequence TTGGATCATACCCTTGGGCTATTAACGGTTATTTTATTAATCTTCGTGACCGCTTTTTTCGTTGCCGCAGAATTTGCCATCGTAAAAATACGTTCGACCCGATTGGATGAATTAATCAAACAAGGCAACAAACGCGCTAAGGCGTCGAAAAAAATTGTTGACGACTTAAATTCATACCTCTCAACGACTCAGCTCGGTATTTCAGTCACTGCGTTACTGCTCGGCTGGATTGGCGAACCCGCAGTTGCCCATCTTTTTCGCCCTGCTTTTAATTGGGCAGGTTTCAATGACACTATGACTGTGACACTTTCAACGGTGATCGGTTTCTTTGTCGTGACTATGCTCAGCGTCGTTCTCGGCGAATTGGCCCCAAAAGGGGTTGCAATACAGAAGACCGAGGCGATCACGCTGGCGGTCGCTTATCCGCTGATCTGGACTCACCGTCTGCTTTTTCCGTTTGTCTGGATGCTGAACTCACTTTCAAACGGTGTTATGCGCCTGTTTGGCATCCGACCGGACGCGACGCACGATTCAGCACTGACTGAAAGTGAACTGCGTCTGACCTTGTCCGACAGTTTCAAAAGCGGAGAAATCAGTCGGGGAGAGCTGCGCTATATGAACCGGATCTTCGACTTCGATGAACGGACGGCAAGAGAAATCATGGTACCTCGGACAGAAATTGTTTGTATTTATAAAGAAGATCCTTTTGAGGAATCGCTTCAGATGCTACATCATGAAAAATTCACGCGCTTCCCGGTAGTTGAAGAGGACAAAGATCATGTCATTGGCATGATCAATATCAAAGATATTTTTACAGACATTTTAACCAGGGAAATTCACTCACTGGACGATTATATTCGTCCAGTGCTCTCGGTCATTGAAACCACGCCGATCCGAACACTTCTTGAACGGATGCAAAAAGAAAGCATGCACATGGCCGTACTGACCGATGAATACGGCGGAACATCCGGACTTGTGACGGCTGAAGACATTCTTGAAGAAATTGTAGGGGAAATCCGGGATGAATTCGATGAAGGTGAAGAGCCCCTCATCAAGCGTATTGACGCAGACCATGCCATTGTCGACGGCAAGCTCCTAATCTCCCATGTCAACAGACAGTTTCAGATCAATATCGAAGAAGAAGGGCTGGATACGATCGGCGGGTGGATGCTTGCTGAAGAGCCCGATATCAAGATAGGGTCAACACTGACGTTTGAGAACGTCTCATTTGAAGTTGTTGAAATGGATACACACAAGATCAAAAAAATAAAAATAAGCAAACAAAAACAGACGCATGAACAAAATCAATTGTAG